In Bacillus sp. 2205SS5-2, the sequence ATTCCTTCATCAAACATCGGATCGAAATAGACAATATCGACACTTTTATCAGGATAATTTTGCAGATGATCAAGATAATTCCCTACTTTAACGGATATATTCCTCATAGCTCTGTTCATTTCTTCAAGAGGACTGTCCCACTTCTTTAGTCCTTCTTCCACGATAAAGGCAATAGTAGGATTGCCTTCAATCCCGGTCACATGACCATTCTCTCCAGTAGCAAAACTAAAGACTATGCTGTCAGAAGCTAGCCCTAGTGTACAATCAAGAATAACATCCCCTGCTTGAATGTTGGCTGCTTGAAGTAAGGGATCTTCTTCCTTTCTTTGTAATCTTTTTACTCGAAAAGAAGCCGAATTTGGATGGAAGAAAAAAGGCTGTTTCTCTTCGATCATGTGCAATTCCAAGCGATTTTTGTTCACAACAAGGCTTGGTGATTGATAACCTGTCTGAATTTGGACCAACGATTTATTTTTACGTAATACAAACTCCACACCAAA encodes:
- a CDS encoding class I SAM-dependent methyltransferase translates to MKTAKNKEKVKNMIITTSARADENTIHYAKSIAQKFGVEFVLRKNKSLVQIQTGYQSPSLVVNKNRLELHMIEEKQPFFFHPNSASFRVKRLQRKEEDPLLQAANIQAGDVILDCTLGLASDSIVFSFATGENGHVTGIEGNPTIAFIVEEGLKKWDSPLEEMNRAMRNISVKVGNYLDHLQNYPDKSVDIVYFDPMFDEGILTSDGIQSLRQFALHEKVTQQAITEAKRVAQKRVVMKNYFRSESFAEFDFHVIQRKNAKFHYGYIEL